A window of Limosilactobacillus sp. WILCCON 0051 genomic DNA:
CACGTCTTTTTAAGCTTGTCGAGTCTTTTCTCAAAAAAAGACAAATATTTTTTAGAAATCAATTCTCAATTTTATTGATGCAAACCTGACACGATCCAAAATTTCTTTTTATTTTATATAGTAGAAAATAAAAAAAACTCGCCTGCATAGCAGCAGACGAGCTTTGAAGCAAAGAACGAGATTAACTATTCCTTGCCGTTTTTCTTGATGATATCTTCTTGCACGCTCTTTGGAACAGCAGAGTAGTGGTCGAACGTCATCGTGAAGGTACCACGACCTTGCGTAGCAGAACGCAGAGCCGTTGCGTAACCAAACATTTCAGACAGTGGAACGAAGGAGTGGATTTCTTGAGCATTGCCACGTTCTTCCATACCATCGATCGTACCACGACGAGCAGTTACTTGACCCATAACGTCACCCATGTTGTCTTGAGGAACAACAATGTCAACCTTCATGATTGGTTCAAGAATAACTGGGTTAGCCTTCTTAGCAGCGTTCTTCAGTGCCAGAGAAGCAGCAACCTTAAATGCGGCTTCAGAAGAGTCGACTTCGTGGTAGCTACCATCGTAAAGCTTAGCCTTCAAGTCAACCAGTGGGTAACCGGCCAGAACACCATTTTGCATAGCTTCCTTCAGACCTTGTTCAACGGCTGGAATGTATTCACGAGGAACGACACCACCGACAATGGCATCTTCGAATTCGAAGCCGGCACCTTCTTCAAGCGGCGTAAATTCGATCCAAACGTCACCGTATTGACCCTTACCACCGGATTGACGAACGAACTTACCTTGTGCAGAGGCAGCCGTCGTAAATGCTTCACGGTAGGAAACTTGTGGCTTACCAACAGTAACTTCGGCATGGAATTCACGACGCAGACGTTCAACGATGATATCCAGGTGCAGCTCACCCATCCCGGCGATCAAGGTTTCACCAGTTTCAGGGTTAGTTTCAGCCTTGAAGGTAGGATCTTCTTCAGCCAGCTTTTGCAGACCCTTGTCCATCTTGTCTTGGTCAGCCTTAGACTTAGGTTCAACAGAAACTTGGATAACTGGTTCTGGGAAGTCCATTGATTCCAGTTGCAGTGGATGATCTGGATCAGTCAGGGAGTCACCAGTAGTGGTGTTCTTCAGACCGATAGCAGCAGCAATGTCCCCAGAGAACACTTCTGGAATTTCGTGTTGTTGGTTGGAGTGCATTTGCAGCAGACGACCAACACGTTCACGCTTGCCCTTGGTTGCGTTCAGAACGTAGGAACCTGATTGCAGAGAACCAGTGTAGACACGCAGGAACGTCAGACGACCAACGAATGGGTCAGTAGCGATCTTAAATGCCAAAGCGGCAAATGGCTTGTCGTCACCGGCAGTCAGTTCAACCTTTTCACCATTTTCATCAGTTGCTTCGAATGGCTTAACATCCAGTGGAGATGGCAGGTAGTCGATAACGGCGTCCAGCATCATTTGGATACCCTTATCCTTGTAGGCTGAACCTGCCAGAACTGGGAACAGCTCTTCAGACAGAGTAGCCTTACGGATAGCAGCTTTGATTTCTTCAACAGAAAGTTCTTCACCGCCAAGGTACTTTTCCATGATGTTGTCATCAACGTCAGCCAGCGTTTCCAGCAGTGCATCGTGACGAGATTCAGCTTCATCCTTCAGGTCAGCAGGGATTTCAACGGTATCCCAGTTCTTACCTTCAGCATCTTCATCGTAAACGTAGGCAACCATCTTAACCAGGTCGATAACACCGATGAAGTCATCTTCAGCACCAATTGGCATTTGGATTGGCAGTGGCGTAACGTTCAGACGGTCCTTGATCGTTTGAACAGAGTAGTCAAAATCGGCACCCATCTTGTCCATCTTGTTGGCAAAGACGATTCGAGGAACATCGAAGTCGTCAGCTTGACGCCAAACAGTTTCGGTTTGTGGTTCAACACCGGCTTGAGCGTCCAAAACCGTTACGGCACCATCAAGAACACGCAGCGAACGTTCAACTTCGACAGTGAAGTCAACGTGACCTGGGGTGTCGATGATGTTGATACGGTAGTCTTTCCAAACGGCCGTAGTGGCAGCGGACGTGATCGTGATACCACGTTCCTTTTCTTCATCCATCCAGTCCATTTGGGAAGCACCATCATGGGTTTCACCAATCTTGTGAATCTTACCAGTGTAGTAAAGAATCCGTTCAGTGGCCGTGGTCTTACCAGCATCGATGTGGGCCATGATCCCAATGTTACGGGTCTTTTCAAGAGGGTATTCACGTTTGTTAGCCATCTTAAAAGTTTTCTCCTTCCAGTTAAAAAAATCAATTTAAATTAGTTTTAGAAAAAGGGGTGACGTTCGATTAAATATCTGCGTCACCCCTCACATCATAGTCGACAGCTAAGCAGCTATCAACAATTGATGAAGCTTACCACCGGTAGTGAGCAAAAGCACGGTTGGCTTCGGCCATGCGGTGAGTATCTTCCTTCTTCTTAATTGAAGCACCAGTGTTGTTGGATGCATCAATGATTTCGCCTGCCAGACGTTCAACCATGGTGTGTTCACCACGAAGACGAGCGTATTGAACAATCCAACGCAGGCCCAGCGTTACTCGACGTTCTGGACGAACTTCGATTGGAACTTGGTAGTTGGAACCACCGATACGGCGTGCCTTAACTTCCAGAACTGGTTCAACGTTGTCCATAGCTTGTTGGAAAACTTCTACTGGATCGTTGCCAGTTTGTTCCTTGATGCGGTCAAAAGCAGCGTACAGAATCTTAGTAGCAGTACCCCGCTTACCGTCGATCATCAGGTGGTTGATCAGACTAGTAACCAGCTTTGAGTTGTAAATTGGATCTGGCAATACTTCTGGCTTTACAACATGTCCTTTACGTGGCATTGATTTACCCCTCCTTTAATTATTTCTTAGGCTTCTTGGCACCGTACTTGGAACGACCTTGCATACGGCCTTCCACACCGGCAGTATCAAGAGTACCACGGATGATGTGGTAACGAACCCCAGGAAGGTCCTTTACACGACCACCACGGATCAAAACAACTGAGTGTTCTTGAAGGTTGTGACCAACACCTGGAATGTAGGCAGTAACTTCGATCAGGTTGGACAGACGAACACGAGCGTACTTCCGCAAAGCAGAGTTAGGCTTCTTAGGCGTCATCGTGCCGACACGAGTTGCAACCCCACGCTTTTGTGGAGATGGTGCAGCGATTTCTTCCTTCTTGAAACTGTTGTAAACGTAACCCAGAGCAGGTGACTTTGACTTGCCCTTGTGGCTCTTACGGCCCTTACGTACCAATTGGTTAATGGTTGGCATGTAGTTATACCCCTTTCTTGTTTTTAAGTCCACACATCCAGGTGATTCTTTTTTAAGTATAAAAAAATTCCCGAATGCTATTCTTTTATGTGCCTTCGCCGACGCATGTCATCTGCCCCAACGACAGACACAATCCGTTGCTAAAAAAAGCACCTTAAATACCCTATCATGCATCCCCTAAAATGTCAACGGACAGTAGATTTTTCTTTTAGTGCTAAATTTAACTTTTTTGCATATAGCAATATTAGAAAGGGGAAACTTAAAATGATTGTCTTAAAATTATTGGCTGCTGTTTGGGGCGCTTGTCTGGCTTCTTTCATCAATACGGTTATCTGGCGTCTGCTTAATCAGATCTCACTGTTTGATCCCCAAAGATCCTATTGTGATAATTGCCACCAGCAGCTAATCTGGTGGCAGCTGATTCCGGTTATCGGCTGGCTGATTCAAAAAGGTCGGTGTTATTTTTGTCATGCATCCGTCGACTCTTACTCAACGTTCAGTGAGCTCATAAATGGCTGGCTTTGGTATGAACTGTTTATCCTTGATCCTAAAATCATAACGGCATTATTGGTACTGTCAACCAGCCTGCTGGTCTGCTCGGCAACCGATTATTTTGCCCAGTGGATCTGGCCAATCTGGCTAATTGGTCTGTTTAGCCTGTTTTGGCTTTTAAATCAAAAATGGCAATGGCTGCGTTTGTCGGCAGCCATTGCCATCTTAGGCGGTTTATTGATTATAAGTTTTTTGACCAGTAATGGCATCGGTATTGGCGATATTGAGTTGATCTTTATCCTGCAGCTCTGCACTTCAATAAAATTTGTTGCCACTACCGTTTTAATTGCGGCTGGTCTGGGAGTATTAAGTCTTCGATCTCGATATCAGGCTTTGCCTTTTGTTCCCTACTTAAGTCTTGGTATCGTTATTACTCTGATATTAACACCGAGCTAGTCAACTTTGGATTTAATCATTACAGCTATTGATGATCATCATTTTTTTCGATTCGAATCGGAAAAATCTGATCACCAATCCGAGCAAGATACTCCAGGTTTTGAAAAAGTAAAAGCAGCCACGAAAATGATAAGCCGAATTCCAACAGTTCAAAGGCAGTTAAAGAAAGATAGTTGGTAACTTTAAATACCAGCCAGTCAAGTGCCATTATGCCGCCAATAATATAGGAAATCTTTAAAAACTGTCTAGACAGTCCTGGCATCAGCCATCTTAACAGGCCGATGATCAAAATCATAATATAAACCAGCCACATTGAAATCCGATCATGTAAGACGTGATATTGCGGATCATTTGGAAAACAGCCGATCCCACCCAAACAAGCTGCCTCAGCATACAGAAGAATTCGCAGGACTCTAACACCTCGATCAGGATATTTTTTCTGCAGATTAAAGAACAGGTAATCAACTAAGGTCGCCATCAAGAGAGCTGAAAAAATCAAAGTAATGTTAAATCGCCAATAGGTAGCATTCTGCTGCGTCCCCAAATAGCTAAAATTATAGTGCCACCAGTCACGATTTGAATTGGTCAGCATTGAAAACAGCATTCCACCAATAATCATAATCATCATTGAATTAGTAATAACCGCTTCAGAAATCGTCATCGCCAGATTAAGCATTCCATAGGTGATTGCTGCAACAAATAAAAAGACGAATAAAGTTGAGGTGTAGATGTCAAAACTGGCACCAGCAAACATTTTCTCCGCGAGCCAAAAAACAATCATGATCGAAATCGCCAAAATCGTTCCAAAAGCAACCAGCAGCGTCGGCAGATTACGCCAATGCAGCTCCATCGCCGGCCCGCTGCGATGTCTTTTTTGTCTGATGAACGCGGTCGCAAAAGCCACGACGCCGCTAAACGTTCCAAGATAAAGTGCCGCAAAGCCAATTGACCAGTTACCGGTTAATGAAATAACCCAATGATGATTGGCCCAGCTAAGGCAGAAAAAGATAACTGCTGCCAGCACTGCGGGAATCAGATACCAACGCATCATAATCTGGGGCAGCATTTCAACAGTGCGACTCGGCCGAATCGTCAATGTCTTATTGTCAACCATCAATACTAAAGAGGTATTTTTCTCCAGCTCTAGATTTTCTACTGCTTTGGCTGGTAAATCAATTCGATATTTTTTCATAGCAAATTCCCAAAAATAACAATGGGGCCCAGCATTTGGAATCAAACCAAATACTAGGCCCCACGAATAGCACTATTTAATCACAAAAGCTTTAGCCTACTTTTGTTTTTTCATTTCGGCTTCGATATCGCTGGTTGATTTCATTGGTGCGTCGGCAGCTACAGCAACTTCTTTTGGCTTGATGTTGCGGTAGTTGCTCATACCAGTACCGGCAGGAATCAGCTTCCCGATAATAACGTTTTCCTTCAAACCAACCAATGGATCGTTCTTGCCACGAATAGCAGCATCCGTCAAGACACGAGTCGTTTCTTGGAAGGAGGCAGCAGACAGAAAACTGTTGGTCTCCAAGGCAGCCTTGGTAATTCCCAAGATAACCGGACGTGACGTTGCCGGAATGTTACCAGCAACCAGCGTGTCACGGTTGGCATCGCGGAATTGACTGATATCCATCAATTCACCCGGCAACAGATCAGTATCGCCAGGATCCATGACGCGAACCTTGCGCATCATTTGACGAATCATGATTTCAACGTGCTTGTCGAGCAGATCAATACCCTGCATCCGGTAAACCTTTTGAACTTCAGCCAACAGGTAGGTTTCCGTAGACAGAACGTCGCGAACGCGAATCAGTTCCTTAGGATCAATCGAACCTTCATTCAATTGCATCCCACGGTGAATGTAGTCGCCTTCTTCAACCTTAAGACGAGCCGTGATTGGCAGCGTGTAAGTCCGTGTGTCGTTTTCACCAGCAATCGTAACGTCTTTGGTCCGTTCAGCTGGGTTTTCTTCGATTGATTGAACTTCACCGGTAACTTCAGAAATCGTTGCCTTACCTTTAGGATTCCGTGCTTCTACGATTTCTTGCACACGAGGAAGACCTTGCGTGATATCGTCGTTGCCAGCAACCCCACCAGTGTGGAAGTTCCGCAGCGTCAATTGAGTACCTGGTTCACCGATTGATTGAGCAGCAACCGTACCAACGGCTTCACCGGCCTCAACCTTGTCGCCAGTAGCAGCGTTACGACCGTAGCAGCGTTCGCAGACACCGTGTTCAGTGTTGCAAGTGAAGGCTGAGCGGATCGTTACCTTCTTAACTCCAGCATCAACGATCTTTTGAGCCATCTCTTCGTCAACCAAGACGTTCTTGTCACAGATCTTCTCGCCAGTTTCTGGATCAAAGACGGACTTCATCGTATAACGACCCAGAATCCGATCATAAAGCGGCTCGATCATTTCATTGCCTTCAGTAATTGCGGCAACATCCAGACCGCGATCAGTACCACAGTCTTTTTCACGAACGACCACGTCTTGGGCAACATCGACCAGACGACGAGTCAAGTAACCTGAGTTGGCAGTCTTAAGGGCCGTATCAGTCATACCTTTACGAGCACCGTGAGATGACAAGAACATTTCCAGAACTGAAAGACCTTCACGGAAGTTTGAAAGGACTGGCAGTTCCATGATCTTACCGTTAGGAGCGGCCATCAGACCACGCATCCCGGCCAGCTGAGTAAAGTTGGAGATGTTACCACGAGCACCCGAGTCAGACATCATGTTGATTGGGTTGTGGATGTCCATATGTTCAATCAGCTTGTTTTGAACTTCATCTTTAGCATCATTCCAAATGCCAATAACTCGTTCATAACGTTCATCATCAGTAATCAGACCACGACGGAACTGCTTGGTAACCAAAGCAACCTGCTTGTGAGCATTTTCGATGATTGCCGGCTTTTCTTTCAAGTCAGTAATATCGGCAATCCCCACGGTAACACCAGAAATCGTGGATTCGTAGTAACCCAGATCCTTGATGCGGTCAAGGAATTGCGAAGTCTTGGTAACCTTGTACTTCTTGTAGACTTCGGCAATGATGTCAGACAAGAAGCCCTTCTTAAATGGTGGAACCAATGGTGCATTTTCCAAGTAGGCGTGAATATCTTCACCCTTGTCCAGGAAGTACTTTTCAGGAACACCATTCAACAGATTGTCATTGGTTGGTTCATTGATGTAGTAGTAGTCTTCTGGCATGATGCCGTTGAAGATCAGCTTACCAACACTGGTAACCATGATCTGACTGCGCTGTTCATCAGTAAATGGCTTCTTTGGCATTGAAGAGACCTGAACCCCAACTCGCGTCTGCAGGGCAACAAAGCCATCCTTGTAAGCCATGTATGCTTCATTTGCATCCTTGAAGATCATGCCTTCGCCTTCACGAGCCTTGTCTTCGGTCGTCATGTAGTAGTTACCGATAACCATATCTTGAGAAGGTGCCACGATTGGTTCACCGTCACGAGGCGACAGGATATGGTGAGCAGCCAGCATCAGCAGACGGGCTTCAGCTTGTGCCTCATCAGACAGTGGAACGTGAATAGCCATTTGGTCACCGTCAAAGTCGGCGTTGTAGGCAGCACAAACCAATGGGTGCAGACGCATTGCCTTACCAGATACCAATACCGGTTCAAAGGCTTGAATACCCAAACGGTGCAGAGTAGGTGCCCGGTTAAGCAGAACTGGGTGTTCACTGATAACGTCTTCCAAGACATCGAAGACCTTGTTGTCACGCTTATCGATCAAGCGCTTGGCAGCCTTAACGTTGGTAGCCAGGCCCCGCTTGGTCAATTCATGCATGATAAACGGCTTGAACAGTTCCATTGCCATTGGTACTGGCAGCCCCATCTGGTTCATCTTCAGGTTAGGACCAACATCAATAACCGAACGACCAGAGTAGTCAACACGCTTACCCAGCAGGTTTTGACGGAAACGCCCTTGCTTACCTTTCAGCAGGTGAGAGAGCGACTTCAATGGACGGTTACCAGGACCAGCAACTGGACGACCACGACGACCGTTATCAATCAGGGCATCGACGGCTTCCTGCAGCATCCGCTTTTCGTTTTGAACGATGATGCCAGGCGCGTTCAATTCCAACAGCCGCTTCAGACGATTATTACGGTTGATAACCCGCCGGTACAGATCGTTCAAATCTGAAGTTGCGAACCGGCCACCTTCCAGTTGTACCATTGGCCGTAAATCAGGCGGCATAACTGGAATAACATCCATAACCATCCATTCTGGCTTGTTGCCAGACTTTAAGAAGGCTTCCAAAATGTCCAGACGACGAACGGCGCGCGTCCGCTTTTGGCCAGTGGCTTCTTTCAAGACGGCTTTTAATTCGGTAGCTTCCTTTTCCAGGTCAACGTCAGCCAACAGTTTTTGAATGGCTTCAGCACCCATTTCAGCAGTAAAGCGGTCACCGTATTCTTCCTTCTTTTCACGGTATTCCGCTTCAGAGAGCAATTGTTTCTTTTCCAGTGGCGTGTCACCGGCATCCAAAACAACGTAAGAAGCAAAATAGATAACTTCTTCCAGGGCACGTGGGCTCATGTCCAAGACCAAGCCCATTCGACTAGGAATACCCTTGAAGTACCAAATGTGAGAAACAGGGGCGGCCAGCTCAATGTGCCCCATCCGTTCGCGACGTACCTTGGAGCTGGTAACCTCAACTCCACAGCGGTCACAAACGCGGCCCTTGAAACGAATCCGCTTGTACTTGCCACAAGCACATTCGTAATCCTTGGTTGGACCAAAGATTCGTTCGTCAAACAGACCGTCTTTTTCCGGCTTCAGCGTCCGGTAGTTGATCGTTTCCGGCTTTTTAACTTCCCCGTACGACCAGCTGCGGATCTTTTGTGGTGAGGCCAGACCGATCTGCATGCTTTCAAATTTATTGACGTCAATCAAAGGATGATCCTCCTTATTTCAATTCAGGCAAACTAGTCTTGTTTTGCTTCGTCTTTGACTTCTTCGTGCTTGTCGCTGCCATCGCGAGCCAGCTTGCGGATGTCGGCCACGCCTTCATCCATGTTCTTAAGTTGAACTTCTTCGTTTTGACTGTCAAGCACCTTCATATCCAGACCAAGGGATTGCAGTTCCTTAACCAGCACGCGGAAGGATTCAGGAACACCTGGCTTTGGAATTGGGTCACCATTGATGATGGCTTCGTAGGTGTTGACACGACCAACAACGTCATCGGACTTGTAAGTCAAGATTTCTTGCAGCGTGTAGGCAGCACCATAGGCTTCGAGGGCCCAGACTTCCATTTCACCGAAACGCTGACCACCAAATTGTGCCTTACCACCCAATGGCTGTTGCGTAACCAGTGAGTAAGGTCCAATTGAACGAGCGTGAATCTTGTCGTCAACCATGTGTGCCAGCTTCAGATAGTGCATGACACCAACGGAAACTCGTTGTTCAAATGGTTCACCCGTGCGGCCATCGTAAAGAATCGTCTTACCATCAGATGGCAGTCCGGCTTCCTTAACTGCTTCCCAAACGTCTTCATCGGTTGCCCCATCAAAGACTGGCGTAGCAATGTGGATACCCAGCTTGCGAGCAGCCATCCCCAGGTGCAGTTCGATAACTTGACCAATGTTCATACGGGAAGGCACACCCATTGGACTCAGCATGATATCGATTGGCGTACCATCTGGCATATATGGCATGTCTTCTTCTGGTACCACGATTGAAACCGTACCCTTGTTACCGTGTCGGCCGGCCATCTTGTCACCGACTTGGATCTTACGCTTTTGAGCAATGTAGACCCGAACCATCTTGTTGACACCAGGAGCCAGCTCATCACCGTTTTCACGCGTAAATACCTTAACGTCTTGAACGATACCGCCACCGCCGTGTGGTACCCGCAGCGACGTATCACGAACCTCACGCGACTTTTCACCAAAGATGGCGTGCAGCAGCCGTTCTTCAGCTGACAGCTCAGTCATTCCCTTTGGCGTAACCTTACCAACCAGAATGTCACCATCGTTAACTTCAGCACCAACACGAATAACACCGGTTTCGTCCAGATTCTTCAAGGCATCGGCACCAACGTTAGGGATCTCGCTGGTCATTTCTTCAGGTCCAAGCTTGGTTTCACGAGCTTCAGATTCATATGATTCAATGTGAATTGAAGTGTAGACGTCTTCTTTGATCAAGCGTTCATTGATGGCAATGGCATCTTCAAAGTTGTAGCCTTGCCAAGTCATAAAGGCGATCAATGGGTTTTGCCCCAGCGCCAGTTCACCTTGTTCCATTGATGGACCATCAGCCAAAACGTCATCAGCATCGATATGTTCACCGACCTTGACGATTGGACGCTGGTTGTAGTTCTTACCACCGTTGGAACGACGGAATTTCATCAGCTTGTAGGTGTCAAGCGTGCCATCTTCTTCACGAACGCGAATTTCACGAGCATCGACGTATTCAACCGTACCAGCCTTCTTGGCAACCAAGGCAACCCCAGAGTCATGAGCGGCTTTGTATTCAATCCCAGTACCAATCAGCGGTGCATGAGGGTTGATCAAAGGAACCGCTTGACGCTGCATGTTGGCACCCATCAAGGCACGGTTGGAGTCATCGTTTTCCAGGAAAGGAATACATGCTGAGGCAACGGAAACAACCTGCTTAGGCGAGATATCCATGTAGTCGACGTTTTCAGGAGTCGTTTCAACATAGTCATCCTTATGACGGCACATGATTTCTTCATCAGCAAATGAGCCGTCATCGTTAAGCTTGGTGTTGGCCTGAGCAATGATGTAATTATCTTCTTCATCAGCAGTCAGGTAGTCGATTTTGTCGGTAACCTTGTGCGTATCCCATGAAACACGGTGGTATGGCGTTTCGATAAAGCCATATTCATTGATCCGAGCATAGGATGACAGTGAGTTGATCAGACCGATGTTAGGACCTTCAGGCGTTTCAATTGGGCACATCCGGCCGTAGTGAGTATAGTGAACGTCACGAACTTCATAGCCGGCCCGGTCACGAGTCAAACCACCAGGACCCAGGGCAGACAGACGCCGCTTGTGCGAAAGTTCGCCCAGTGGGTTGGTTTGGTCCATGAATTGAGAAAGCTGTGAAGAACCAAAGAATTCCTTAATTGAGGCAACCACTGGCCGAATGTTGATCAGCTGCTGTGGCGTAACCGTGTTAATGTCTTGAATCGACATCCGTTCACGAACCACACGTTCCATCCGAGCCAAGCCGATCCGGAATTGGTTCTGCAGCAGTTCACCTACGGAACGAATTCGCCGGTTACCCAAGTGGTCGATGTCATCAGTCGTGCCAATGCCTTCTTGCAGGTTGAAGAAGTAGTTGATGGACGCGATGATGTCAGCTGGCTGAATGTGCTTAAGCTCCAAAGGAATGTGACCGTTGGCAACGATTGGCACAACACGGTCAGGATCATTCTTGGAGTAAACCAGGATCTTTTGCAGCTTAACCGGTGCCGTAACAACAGCTTCATCAGATGGCGTGTAGGTAACCATCTTGAAGTCATCGTTGTCCAGGGCTGGTTCCAAATTCTTCAATACTTCTTTGGTAACTACATCGCCCTTGTTGGCCAGGATTTCACCAGTTTCCGGATCTGCCAGCGTTTCAGCCAGCGTTTGACCCAGCAGCCGGTACTTCATCATCAGTTTCTTGTTGGTCTTGTAACGGCCAACCGGTGCCATGTCGTAGCGCTTTGGATCAAAGAAGCGAGCCGTCAGCAGATTCCGTGCTGAGTCAGCCGTCTTAGGCTCACCTGGACGCAAGCGTTCGTAGATGTCCTTTAAGGCTTCTTCAACTCGTGAGTCTTCAGGGTTCTTGTGCACGTCTTTATCAATCGTAGCAGACAGGCCTTCACTGTTGCCGCCCAGCATGTCGATGATCTCATCGTCAGAGCCAAAGCCCAGCGCGCGCACCATTTCAGTCAAAGGCAGTTTCCGTGTCCGGTCAACCCGTACGTAGGAGATTCCCTTTGCATCGGTTTCGTATTCCAGCCAGGCACCACGGTTTGGAATAAAAGTGGCACCATAGCTTGGCCGGCCGTTTTTGTCATCTTCTTCATTGTAGTAAACGCCAGGAGAACGAACCAGTTGAGAAACGATTACTCGTTCCGCACCATTGATAATAAAGGTACCTTGGTCCGTCATCAGTGGGAAGTCGCCGAAGAACACGTCTTGGGACTTGATTTCGCCAGTTTCGTGGTTCGTCAAGCGCAGGGTAACGTGCAGCGGTGCAGAGTAGTTTGCATCGTGTTCCCGGGCT
This region includes:
- a CDS encoding DNA-directed RNA polymerase subunit beta; the encoded protein is MNSLAGHLVKYGKHRTRRSYSRIKEVLDLPNLIEIQTDSYNWFMEKGLREMFNDIMPIDDFQGKLSLEFVDYQLLEPKYTVDEAREHDANYSAPLHVTLRLTNHETGEIKSQDVFFGDFPLMTDQGTFIINGAERVIVSQLVRSPGVYYNEEDDKNGRPSYGATFIPNRGAWLEYETDAKGISYVRVDRTRKLPLTEMVRALGFGSDDEIIDMLGGNSEGLSATIDKDVHKNPEDSRVEEALKDIYERLRPGEPKTADSARNLLTARFFDPKRYDMAPVGRYKTNKKLMMKYRLLGQTLAETLADPETGEILANKGDVVTKEVLKNLEPALDNDDFKMVTYTPSDEAVVTAPVKLQKILVYSKNDPDRVVPIVANGHIPLELKHIQPADIIASINYFFNLQEGIGTTDDIDHLGNRRIRSVGELLQNQFRIGLARMERVVRERMSIQDINTVTPQQLINIRPVVASIKEFFGSSQLSQFMDQTNPLGELSHKRRLSALGPGGLTRDRAGYEVRDVHYTHYGRMCPIETPEGPNIGLINSLSSYARINEYGFIETPYHRVSWDTHKVTDKIDYLTADEEDNYIIAQANTKLNDDGSFADEEIMCRHKDDYVETTPENVDYMDISPKQVVSVASACIPFLENDDSNRALMGANMQRQAVPLINPHAPLIGTGIEYKAAHDSGVALVAKKAGTVEYVDAREIRVREEDGTLDTYKLMKFRRSNGGKNYNQRPIVKVGEHIDADDVLADGPSMEQGELALGQNPLIAFMTWQGYNFEDAIAINERLIKEDVYTSIHIESYESEARETKLGPEEMTSEIPNVGADALKNLDETGVIRVGAEVNDGDILVGKVTPKGMTELSAEERLLHAIFGEKSREVRDTSLRVPHGGGGIVQDVKVFTRENGDELAPGVNKMVRVYIAQKRKIQVGDKMAGRHGNKGTVSIVVPEEDMPYMPDGTPIDIMLSPMGVPSRMNIGQVIELHLGMAARKLGIHIATPVFDGATDEDVWEAVKEAGLPSDGKTILYDGRTGEPFEQRVSVGVMHYLKLAHMVDDKIHARSIGPYSLVTQQPLGGKAQFGGQRFGEMEVWALEAYGAAYTLQEILTYKSDDVVGRVNTYEAIINGDPIPKPGVPESFRVLVKELQSLGLDMKVLDSQNEEVQLKNMDEGVADIRKLARDGSDKHEEVKDEAKQD